A window of Tautonia plasticadhaerens contains these coding sequences:
- a CDS encoding ribokinase gives MPRVVVLGSSGYDLTIRLPRLPRPGETLLGGDLHRGPGGKGANAAVAARRAGAEVTFLTAFGDDDFGRMLIEHDRIEGLDLRFSKTVDASPNQVALIFVGDDGSNLIGVAPGASSALSPGDIDALPDEAFPAGGVLLACLEVPVPTVARGLARAKSGGMTTVLNPAPADLAILDGDLMRHVDYLTPNQEEAAALSGLPAMTVEQAVEAARALRDRGDCGVVVTLGALGCLVLGREWGQNLVPAPAVDAVDTVGAGDAFNGALAVALAESLPVLDAAVFATAAGSLAVTRPGAQGALATRAEIDRLLARDVGP, from the coding sequence ATGCCCCGAGTCGTCGTCCTCGGATCGAGCGGTTACGACCTGACGATCCGGCTCCCCCGCCTCCCCCGGCCGGGCGAGACGCTGCTCGGCGGCGACCTCCACCGCGGCCCCGGCGGCAAGGGGGCCAACGCCGCCGTCGCCGCCCGACGCGCCGGGGCCGAGGTCACCTTCCTGACCGCATTCGGCGACGACGACTTCGGCCGGATGCTCATCGAGCACGACCGGATCGAGGGGCTCGACCTCCGCTTCTCGAAGACGGTGGACGCGTCTCCCAACCAGGTGGCGTTGATCTTCGTGGGGGATGACGGCTCGAACCTCATCGGCGTCGCCCCCGGCGCCAGCTCGGCCCTCTCGCCCGGCGACATCGACGCCCTGCCCGACGAGGCCTTCCCGGCCGGCGGCGTCCTGCTCGCCTGCCTGGAGGTCCCCGTGCCGACCGTCGCCCGGGGGCTGGCCCGGGCGAAGTCCGGCGGCATGACGACCGTCCTCAACCCCGCCCCGGCCGACCTCGCCATCCTCGACGGCGACCTGATGCGGCACGTCGACTACCTGACGCCCAACCAGGAGGAGGCGGCGGCCCTGTCCGGCCTGCCCGCGATGACCGTCGAGCAGGCCGTCGAGGCGGCCCGGGCCCTCCGGGACCGGGGGGATTGCGGCGTCGTCGTGACCCTGGGCGCCCTGGGGTGCCTGGTGCTCGGCCGGGAGTGGGGCCAGAACCTCGTCCCGGCCCCGGCGGTCGACGCGGTCGACACCGTCGGCGCCGGGGACGCCTTCAACGGCGCCCTCGCCGTGGCGCTGGCCGAGTCCCTCCCCGTGCTCGACGCCGCCGTCTTCGCCACCGCCGCCGGGTCGCTCGCCGTGACGAGGCCGGGCGCCCAGGGCGCCCTCGCGACCCGGGCCGAGATCGATCGCCTGCTGGCGAGGGACGTCGGGCCCTGA
- a CDS encoding tRNA modification GTPase, giving the protein MAHLDPSDTIAAIASPPGPAVRGLVRLSGEASRAIALGVFRPPGGREPSPGRPSWTPGTIDLEGRPLDASLVLWPGVRTYTGQPMAEIHSTGSPPLLRLVLGRCLGLGARLAEPGEFTLRAFLSGRIDLTQAEAVLAVIDSRSPAQVEAALSQLAGGLAGPIDRLRDRLIDTLAHLEAGLDFVDEADVDPIGRRMLAGSLARNSIEVAALADRLRGRDRPSGLPRVVLVGPPNAGKSRLFNALVGADLALVSPVAGTTRDYLSAPIRCDGLEVELIDTAGIDDAVGPIEAEAQALRAAQAAGAELLLDCRSADAPPSLAPPDGRPRLLVWTKADRGPGEFPEGAVATSAETGLGLGALRLAIASSIRSRSAEEDPTGLTSARCRDGLSRASAALGRAAEAIRLESGDELVAVDLRDAVEELGRVIGAEIDDAILDRIFRRFCIGK; this is encoded by the coding sequence ATGGCCCACCTCGACCCGTCCGACACCATCGCCGCGATCGCCAGCCCCCCCGGGCCGGCGGTCCGGGGCCTGGTCCGGCTCTCCGGGGAGGCGTCGAGGGCGATCGCCCTGGGCGTCTTCCGGCCGCCCGGCGGCCGGGAGCCGTCCCCGGGCCGGCCGTCCTGGACCCCGGGGACGATCGACCTGGAGGGGAGGCCGCTCGACGCCTCCCTCGTCCTCTGGCCGGGGGTGCGGACCTACACCGGCCAGCCGATGGCCGAGATCCACTCGACGGGCTCCCCCCCCCTGCTCCGCCTGGTCCTCGGCCGTTGCCTCGGGCTGGGGGCCAGGCTCGCCGAGCCCGGGGAGTTCACCCTGCGGGCCTTCCTCAGCGGCCGGATCGACCTGACGCAGGCCGAGGCCGTGCTGGCCGTGATCGACTCCCGGTCCCCGGCCCAGGTCGAGGCCGCGCTGTCGCAACTCGCCGGGGGGCTCGCCGGGCCGATCGACCGGCTCCGGGACCGGTTGATCGACACGCTGGCCCACCTGGAGGCCGGGCTCGACTTCGTCGACGAGGCCGACGTCGACCCGATCGGCCGCCGGATGCTGGCCGGGTCGCTGGCGCGGAACTCGATCGAGGTGGCCGCCCTGGCCGATCGCCTCCGGGGCCGGGACCGCCCCTCGGGCCTGCCCCGGGTCGTGCTCGTCGGCCCCCCGAACGCGGGCAAGAGCCGCCTGTTCAACGCCCTGGTCGGCGCCGACCTCGCCCTCGTCTCCCCCGTCGCCGGGACGACCCGGGACTACCTCTCCGCCCCGATCCGCTGCGACGGCCTGGAAGTCGAGCTGATCGACACCGCCGGGATCGACGACGCGGTCGGCCCGATCGAGGCCGAGGCCCAGGCCCTCCGCGCCGCCCAGGCCGCCGGGGCCGAGCTGTTGCTCGACTGCCGGTCGGCGGACGCCCCACCCTCCCTGGCCCCCCCCGACGGCCGCCCCCGGCTGCTCGTCTGGACCAAGGCCGACCGCGGCCCCGGGGAGTTCCCGGAAGGTGCCGTCGCCACCAGCGCCGAAACCGGCCTCGGGCTCGGCGCGCTCCGACTCGCCATCGCCTCGTCGATCCGCTCCCGATCCGCCGAGGAGGATCCGACCGGCCTCACCTCCGCCCGATGCCGGGACGGGCTGTCCCGGGCCTCGGCCGCGCTGGGCCGGGCGGCCGAGGCGATCCGGCTCGAATCGGGGGACGAATTGGTGGCGGTCGACCTGAGGGACGCGGTCGAGGAACTCGGCCGGGTCATTGGCGCCGAGATCGACGACGCTATCCTGGATCGCATCTTCCGGAGGTTCTGCATCGGCAAGTGA